The following coding sequences lie in one Deltaproteobacteria bacterium IMCC39524 genomic window:
- a CDS encoding aspartate dehydrogenase, with product MNITLIGFGAIGRSLYRHAGQERAWRINAIIASQRSAEKVRKIMPNNVDVVTTVGDLQSAPDMVVECAGHDAVEMHGLDVLRLGWPLLVVSVGALADKALYDELKIAAEEHGTRISLLAGALAGIDGIAAARQTGLDKVMLTSRKPPRAWQGTPAEKVVDLNNLCEPKLIYEGNARMAARDYPKNANTAATVSLAGLGFDRTKVRLYADPMISCNCHQVVAEGSFGKLEIAIENKPIPDNPKTSMITVLSILRSLDNVCASVAI from the coding sequence ATGAACATCACCCTAATCGGATTTGGAGCCATCGGCAGAAGTCTCTATAGACATGCGGGCCAAGAACGCGCCTGGAGGATCAATGCAATCATCGCTTCTCAGAGGAGTGCAGAGAAGGTGCGAAAGATTATGCCAAACAATGTGGACGTGGTGACTACTGTTGGCGATCTGCAGTCTGCTCCGGATATGGTAGTCGAGTGTGCGGGGCACGATGCTGTTGAGATGCATGGGCTGGACGTTTTACGTCTCGGTTGGCCGCTACTTGTCGTCTCGGTCGGAGCATTAGCCGATAAAGCACTCTATGATGAACTGAAAATCGCCGCTGAAGAGCACGGGACCAGAATCAGCCTTTTGGCTGGGGCTCTGGCAGGAATAGATGGCATAGCGGCGGCTCGGCAAACGGGACTCGATAAAGTAATGCTGACCTCACGAAAACCGCCCCGGGCCTGGCAAGGGACACCTGCAGAAAAGGTAGTCGATTTAAACAATCTATGCGAACCCAAATTGATTTATGAGGGTAATGCGAGAATGGCGGCCAGGGACTATCCAAAGAATGCGAATACTGCGGCTACAGTCTCTTTGGCAGGGCTAGGTTTCGATCGGACGAAGGTTCGTCTGTATGCTGACCCAATGATCTCCTGTAACTGCCACCAAGTTGTAGCTGAAGGTTCTTTTGGGAAACTAGAAATTGCTATCGAGAACAAACCGATTCCTGACAACCCAAAGACCTCCATGATTACAGTTCTCAGCATTTTGCGTAGCCTTGATAATGTTTGCGCCAGCGTAGCGATCTGA
- a CDS encoding 4Fe-4S dicluster domain-containing protein, whose product MAHHTSRASYQKLSNRLNISPQGAPPSELLYRIIDLLFSTEEAELVAALPIKPFTASQAAKNWKVTVTAAEKSLQRLAGRALLIDFQLNGKTEYILPPPMAGFFEFALMRTRDDIDQKLLSELYEQYISVEEDFIRELFLTGATQLGRVFVQEEILSNENALHVLDYERVTEVIETATDIGIGLCYCRHKRQHQNRACDAEMDICMTFNSVASSLIRSDYARRVEPSECKELLHKACEQNLVQFGENVQNKVSFICNCCSCCCEALLAAQRFGYEKPVHTSNFIARVEDNCSGCGRCLSSCPVKVISLQAEQADGSGCKRAVIDEALCLGCGVCVSNCRLSALTMASRASRVITPVNSTHKSVLMAIERGKLQNLIFDNQVLWSHRALAALLGVILKLPPIKRALACEQIGSRYLGTLCEHYDARQRP is encoded by the coding sequence GTGGCCCATCACACTTCGCGCGCTTCTTATCAGAAACTGTCCAATCGTCTGAACATTTCTCCCCAGGGCGCTCCTCCCTCAGAATTGCTTTACCGCATTATCGACCTCCTCTTCAGCACCGAGGAGGCGGAGCTGGTTGCAGCACTGCCTATCAAACCCTTTACTGCTTCACAGGCGGCAAAAAACTGGAAGGTTACCGTGACGGCGGCCGAAAAGTCCTTGCAGCGTCTGGCTGGCAGGGCTCTACTGATTGACTTTCAACTCAATGGCAAAACGGAATATATCCTCCCTCCGCCTATGGCTGGGTTTTTCGAATTTGCCCTGATGCGAACCCGTGATGATATTGATCAGAAGTTGTTGAGTGAACTCTACGAGCAGTACATCAGCGTTGAGGAAGACTTTATTCGCGAACTGTTTCTTACAGGCGCCACCCAGCTTGGCCGGGTTTTTGTTCAGGAAGAGATCCTCAGCAATGAAAATGCCTTGCATGTTCTGGATTATGAGAGGGTGACAGAGGTTATAGAGACAGCGACAGATATTGGGATTGGACTCTGTTACTGCCGCCACAAGCGTCAACATCAGAACCGGGCCTGCGATGCCGAGATGGATATCTGCATGACCTTTAATTCCGTGGCCTCCTCTCTCATTCGTAGCGACTATGCCCGTCGTGTCGAACCTTCGGAGTGCAAAGAGTTGCTGCACAAAGCCTGCGAGCAGAACCTGGTTCAATTTGGCGAGAATGTTCAGAACAAGGTCAGCTTCATCTGCAATTGCTGCTCCTGCTGTTGCGAAGCCCTGCTTGCCGCGCAACGCTTCGGCTATGAAAAGCCGGTGCATACCAGCAACTTTATCGCGAGGGTAGAGGATAACTGCAGCGGTTGCGGTCGTTGTCTCTCTTCCTGTCCGGTCAAGGTCATCTCTCTACAGGCCGAACAGGCTGATGGTTCTGGTTGTAAGCGCGCCGTCATCGATGAGGCACTCTGCCTCGGCTGCGGGGTCTGCGTAAGCAACTGCCGCCTTTCAGCCCTGACAATGGCCTCCCGCGCCAGTCGTGTGATCACACCGGTCAATTCAACTCACAAGAGTGTGCTGATGGCGATTGAGCGCGGCAAACTGCAGAACCTGATCTTCGATAATCAGGTGCTTTGGAGCCATAGGGCCCTTGCCGCGCTGCTTGGTGTCATCTTGAAGCTGCCGCCGATAAAAAGGGCGCTGGCTTGTGAACAGATAGGATCACGTTACCTCGGTACACTCTGCGAGCATTACGACGCCAGGCAGAGGCCTTGA
- a CDS encoding V-type ATP synthase subunit E has translation MKIALQREGEEQVRAFWQAAEEKVAKRRQELKEEQQLLRLEAERQLQSEVSRRRNSLLAKSRRQVMASRLHAEALLDERLQGLASRLLTELTEKNREVLWQALCAELPPAEWGKITVSQASQGLAARDFPTAEVELDDAIAGGLIATSRSGVRVDNTLACRLRRAWPDLLPQLMSELRRLVDSDETA, from the coding sequence TTGAAGATAGCCCTGCAACGCGAGGGTGAGGAACAGGTTCGCGCCTTCTGGCAAGCGGCCGAAGAGAAGGTCGCAAAACGACGCCAAGAGCTCAAGGAAGAGCAGCAGTTGCTGCGACTTGAAGCCGAACGGCAGCTTCAATCCGAAGTCTCACGGCGACGCAACAGCCTGCTTGCTAAATCCCGGAGGCAAGTGATGGCAAGCCGTCTGCATGCCGAGGCTCTTCTTGACGAACGCCTGCAAGGTCTGGCGTCGCGATTACTGACAGAACTGACAGAAAAGAACCGTGAGGTGCTATGGCAGGCTTTATGTGCCGAGCTGCCGCCTGCCGAGTGGGGCAAGATCACTGTGTCTCAAGCGAGCCAGGGTTTGGCGGCGCGGGATTTCCCGACGGCCGAAGTTGAGCTTGATGATGCCATCGCCGGTGGTCTGATCGCTACGAGTCGCAGCGGCGTGAGGGTCGACAATACACTGGCCTGCCGCTTGCGCAGAGCCTGGCCCGACCTGCTGCCGCAACTGATGAGTGAATTGCGTCGATTGGTGGATAGTGATGAAACTGCTTGA
- a CDS encoding ATPase translates to MEKVWIAFAAALAIGLPAIATAWAQSRIGAAGAGTLAEKPELTGVIIILVAIPETMVILGFVVAAMILLM, encoded by the coding sequence ATGGAAAAAGTCTGGATTGCATTTGCCGCCGCGCTGGCGATCGGTCTGCCAGCCATCGCAACCGCCTGGGCCCAGTCGCGTATCGGCGCCGCTGGTGCCGGCACCCTGGCGGAGAAACCGGAACTGACCGGGGTCATCATCATCCTGGTCGCCATTCCGGAAACCATGGTTATCCTCGGCTTTGTTGTCGCCGCCATGATTCTACTCATGTAG
- a CDS encoding sensor domain-containing diguanylate cyclase, giving the protein MSTDAHLLKTLERRNRELEVLIEIGKALTSTVELENVLTLIMDQVGRLLKTQSWSLLLRDEETGDLTFEIAVSPAAEKLKGMKVASGEGIAGWVSEHGEALVIPDVTRDERFSDQFDIASSFITQSVLCVPVRSKDHVLGVIELVNGPNEKIFKDADLQILLTIADYAAIAIENARNFMRISELVITDDLTGLYNGRYLHTLIEEEIERVRRFGGKLSLIFIDLDFFKKINDTCGHLVGSRTLAEIGKLIKDNVRKICKSARYGGDEFVIVLPNTGKSGAMTLATKLCELFRAYDFRDDNGKPFKMTASFGIATFPDDADSKDDLIRLADQAMYRVKESTRDAVLSV; this is encoded by the coding sequence TTGTCTACCGACGCCCATCTGCTTAAAACTCTGGAACGACGCAACCGCGAACTCGAAGTTCTCATTGAGATCGGTAAGGCTTTAACCTCTACCGTTGAGCTTGAGAACGTGCTGACCCTGATCATGGATCAGGTCGGGCGCTTGTTGAAAACCCAGTCATGGTCATTGCTTCTGCGCGATGAGGAAACCGGCGACTTGACTTTTGAAATCGCGGTTTCCCCGGCAGCAGAGAAACTCAAAGGAATGAAGGTTGCTTCCGGTGAAGGGATTGCGGGCTGGGTCTCAGAGCACGGTGAAGCCCTGGTCATCCCTGATGTCACCAGAGATGAACGTTTTTCCGACCAGTTTGACATAGCCTCCTCTTTTATTACCCAATCGGTCCTCTGCGTCCCGGTCCGCAGCAAAGATCATGTCCTCGGCGTGATCGAACTGGTTAACGGCCCCAACGAAAAAATCTTCAAAGACGCAGACCTGCAGATTCTACTGACCATCGCCGACTATGCGGCGATAGCCATCGAAAACGCCCGCAACTTCATGCGCATCAGTGAGCTGGTCATCACAGACGACCTCACCGGTCTCTACAACGGCCGTTACTTGCACACCCTGATTGAAGAGGAGATTGAGCGGGTTCGTCGGTTCGGCGGCAAGCTGTCTCTGATCTTCATCGACCTCGATTTCTTCAAAAAAATCAACGACACCTGTGGCCACCTGGTCGGTAGCCGCACCCTTGCCGAGATCGGCAAGCTGATCAAAGATAACGTCCGCAAAATCTGTAAGTCGGCCCGCTACGGCGGCGACGAATTTGTTATCGTGCTGCCGAACACCGGCAAGAGCGGAGCCATGACCTTGGCAACCAAGCTCTGCGAGCTGTTCCGTGCTTATGATTTCCGTGACGACAACGGCAAACCCTTTAAAATGACAGCAAGCTTCGGTATCGCCACTTTCCCCGACGATGCTGATTCCAAGGACGATCTGATTCGCTTGGCTGATCAGGCGATGTACCGTGTCAAAGAATCCACCCGCGACGCGGTCCTCTCTGTCTGA
- a CDS encoding V-type ATPase 116kDa subunit family protein: MIIRMAKVEIVGPKQDLLNTLDLLHDRGIFQPDPQLLERIKLAREDNLQALVLDESNLHERSFFQGLFERITQLLALLPEASEDIPPLQPLPVMDLLDELVDKHLLSARETVRQLTDCHNEVDDLQRDLVFWQALAPLLGDLPEDSNLEIFGVTIRDASQLKALEDSLQTLTQGRCHISSATTAGGTLVGLIATDRETSGPLRQALTKEHVPELSLPEEFADLPLPKRILALQDRLDLLQAYAQGLETALRDLDVQWRPIYRRALDWLAERLTLYRATATAYTTQLCFLIQGWMAENEVSDLRNDLNQAFLGRVVVEQQAILDEEVEQVPVMLRNPGYFAPFEVLSRLLPLPKYSSYDPTPMIGIFFPVFFGMILGDIGYGLILLLIALFLAKHYQPHHLASDLGKILGVAALYTLFFGVLYGEFFGDLGETWLGLHPLWFDRGKAVLPMTVFALTVGVVHVLLGITLGALADLRRHKPRLALVKLATLLSSLLLVLAVVGYFYPQSWLQTGPLLIGVGILLPVLIAAEGLLAPLELLKTMGNIISYIRIMAIGFSSVLLAMVANRLGGMTGDVMAGILVAGILHAFNLLLGVFAPTVHSLRLHYVEFFGKFLDLGGRRFDPWQKRSP, encoded by the coding sequence ATGATCATCCGCATGGCCAAAGTTGAAATCGTCGGCCCCAAGCAGGACCTTCTGAACACCCTCGACCTCCTGCACGACAGGGGCATTTTTCAGCCCGATCCACAGCTGCTGGAACGGATTAAACTGGCACGTGAAGACAACCTCCAGGCCCTCGTTCTCGACGAGAGCAACCTTCACGAGCGCAGTTTTTTTCAGGGTCTCTTTGAACGCATCACCCAACTTCTTGCTCTTCTGCCTGAAGCCTCCGAAGACATTCCACCGCTCCAACCTCTACCGGTTATGGATCTGCTCGACGAACTGGTCGACAAGCATCTTTTAAGCGCCCGTGAGACGGTGCGCCAGCTCACTGACTGTCATAATGAAGTCGATGATCTGCAGCGCGATCTGGTTTTCTGGCAGGCCCTGGCGCCACTCTTAGGTGACCTGCCCGAGGATTCTAACCTGGAAATTTTCGGTGTTACCATTCGTGATGCCTCCCAACTGAAGGCCCTTGAAGACTCATTACAAACGCTCACTCAAGGCCGTTGCCACATCAGCAGCGCCACAACGGCCGGCGGTACGCTGGTAGGATTGATCGCCACCGATCGCGAGACCTCTGGACCTTTACGCCAAGCCCTCACCAAGGAGCATGTGCCCGAGCTCTCTCTTCCCGAAGAGTTCGCTGATCTTCCTCTGCCTAAACGCATCCTCGCCCTGCAGGACAGGCTCGATTTACTCCAGGCATACGCTCAAGGACTCGAAACTGCACTGCGCGACCTTGATGTGCAGTGGCGACCAATCTATCGGCGCGCCCTGGACTGGTTGGCTGAACGTCTGACCCTGTACCGCGCGACAGCAACAGCTTATACGACCCAACTCTGTTTCCTCATTCAGGGCTGGATGGCTGAAAACGAAGTCTCCGACTTGCGCAATGATCTCAACCAGGCCTTTCTTGGCCGTGTGGTTGTTGAGCAGCAGGCCATTCTCGATGAGGAGGTCGAGCAGGTTCCGGTCATGCTGCGCAACCCCGGTTATTTTGCGCCATTTGAAGTGCTTTCCCGCTTACTTCCTTTGCCGAAGTACTCCTCCTACGATCCGACCCCGATGATCGGCATCTTCTTCCCGGTCTTCTTCGGTATGATCCTCGGTGACATCGGTTACGGTTTAATCTTGCTGTTAATTGCTCTTTTTCTGGCCAAACATTACCAACCGCACCATTTGGCCAGCGATCTCGGCAAGATCCTCGGTGTGGCGGCACTCTATACTCTCTTTTTCGGTGTCCTTTACGGCGAATTTTTCGGTGATCTCGGAGAAACCTGGCTTGGCTTGCATCCTCTCTGGTTTGATCGCGGCAAAGCGGTTTTGCCCATGACCGTTTTTGCCCTGACCGTGGGCGTTGTTCATGTCCTGCTTGGCATCACTCTCGGCGCCCTGGCCGACCTGCGCCGCCACAAACCGCGCCTGGCGCTTGTTAAATTGGCCACCCTGCTGTCCTCACTGCTACTGGTTCTAGCCGTGGTTGGCTACTTCTATCCCCAGTCGTGGCTACAAACCGGCCCGCTCCTGATCGGTGTCGGTATCCTTCTGCCGGTGTTGATTGCAGCCGAGGGACTGCTTGCGCCCCTTGAACTGCTGAAAACCATGGGCAATATCATATCGTACATTCGTATCATGGCGATCGGCTTCAGCTCTGTGCTCCTGGCAATGGTCGCCAACCGCCTGGGAGGCATGACCGGAGATGTCATGGCCGGGATTCTGGTCGCCGGCATCCTGCACGCATTCAACCTGTTGCTGGGAGTGTTCGCTCCAACGGTTCACTCTTTGCGTCTGCATTACGTGGAGTTCTTCGGCAAGTTTCTCGACCTGGGGGGGCGTCGCTTCGATCCCTGGCAGAAACGCTCCCCGTAA
- a CDS encoding V-type ATPase subunit, whose product MKLLDSTKPAELPTEALLARLRSRRAGIDLLDPVATESTEASVWVYQRLNKRLRLRLEPFFELLAMHNLTLQLRYLLAGELPATILNNALLVKPLRQLLANSGENQALIAQLEAALVSDYPFTFGLTVTYRVQGPGGVERQLADGMLVDALERSRNLPLKRTLGYLVDMRNCLMLSRLWRWQVKQPPALTSGGNLDRNNLQRIWARHDSERLTRLAERLTGESLRNSKRDGGVTIGMEQAFLCGLTRLLRRLGRDPLGLAVIIEYLWRVELAVHNQLLRKTLSDDRDSLLEEVLLL is encoded by the coding sequence ATGAAACTGCTTGATTCGACAAAACCTGCTGAATTGCCAACGGAAGCGCTACTGGCGCGTTTGCGCAGTCGGCGTGCCGGGATCGACCTTCTTGATCCTGTCGCGACAGAATCGACCGAGGCGAGCGTCTGGGTTTACCAACGCCTTAACAAGCGTTTGCGTCTTCGGCTTGAGCCCTTCTTTGAATTGCTCGCCATGCATAACCTGACTCTGCAGCTGAGATACCTCCTTGCAGGAGAGCTGCCGGCGACTATCTTAAACAATGCTCTGCTGGTGAAGCCCTTACGACAACTGCTTGCAAATAGTGGCGAAAACCAGGCCTTGATCGCGCAGCTGGAAGCTGCTCTGGTCAGCGACTACCCTTTTACCTTTGGGTTGACTGTGACCTACAGAGTGCAAGGCCCCGGTGGTGTGGAAAGGCAGCTCGCTGATGGCATGCTTGTCGACGCACTTGAGAGGAGCAGAAATCTTCCTCTTAAAAGGACCTTAGGCTACCTGGTCGACATGCGCAACTGCCTGATGCTGAGCAGGCTCTGGCGATGGCAGGTCAAGCAACCGCCAGCATTAACAAGCGGAGGCAACCTCGACCGAAACAACCTGCAGAGAATCTGGGCCAGGCACGACAGCGAGCGGCTCACCCGCCTGGCGGAACGACTGACAGGAGAGTCCTTGAGGAACAGCAAAAGGGATGGCGGAGTCACAATCGGTATGGAGCAAGCTTTTTTGTGCGGTTTGACGCGCCTGCTGCGACGTTTGGGTCGCGACCCTCTCGGACTGGCGGTGATCATCGAATACCTCTGGCGAGTCGAGCTTGCCGTGCACAACCAGCTGTTACGCAAGACCTTGTCCGATGATCGGGACTCATTGCTTGAGGAGGTTCTGCTGCTATGA
- a CDS encoding MopE-related protein, whose product MKTKGIAVLLIALIAAPLLFVGVVEARQTFYINLTRDVYPQLEGTKFETFRCLWCHVEDSAGPRNPYGLDYEAEYNTTDMLTAAINIEQFDSDGDGYTNIEEINAATWPGFADDSPGGSACTDLDSDGFAIEGGNCGPIDCNDNSQSINPASSEVCGDGVDNNCDGYSDGTDPAVSPDMCCDDVDNDGATGTDQLHCTQYGPLDCNDNDPAISPFAIEDCIDGIDNNCDSLTDEQDPVCTSPCTDADTDGFYLEGIVCGSEADCNDNDYNINPLASEICDDSEDNNCDGFVDCQDSSCVNDSACIICTDNDDDSYAIEGNNCGPEDCNDNDLSVSPGAVENCSDLIDNDCDNLVDCADADCNGDDACAPTCIPEASQEKGKKCKDGIDNDCDAVIDSDDPDCGGDDTSTGGTEGRGDTCSDGVDNDGDSLTDCGDPDCSRNKACK is encoded by the coding sequence ATGAAGACAAAAGGAATTGCAGTTCTATTGATTGCTTTGATCGCTGCACCTTTACTGTTTGTTGGTGTGGTTGAGGCTCGTCAGACATTCTACATCAACCTTACAAGAGATGTTTATCCTCAACTAGAAGGGACTAAATTTGAGACGTTCAGATGTCTCTGGTGTCATGTAGAAGATAGCGCAGGCCCGAGAAATCCTTATGGATTGGATTACGAGGCAGAATACAACACCACTGACATGCTTACTGCAGCAATTAATATAGAGCAATTCGACTCTGATGGTGACGGCTACACTAATATCGAAGAAATTAATGCTGCGACTTGGCCGGGTTTTGCCGATGATAGTCCTGGAGGTTCAGCTTGTACTGATCTAGATAGTGACGGTTTTGCAATAGAAGGCGGGAACTGTGGTCCCATAGACTGTAACGATAACAGTCAATCGATCAACCCAGCTTCATCTGAGGTCTGCGGGGACGGTGTAGACAACAACTGTGATGGATACTCCGATGGGACTGATCCTGCGGTGAGTCCGGATATGTGCTGTGACGATGTTGACAACGACGGCGCTACCGGAACCGATCAGCTTCACTGCACCCAATACGGTCCGCTTGATTGCAATGACAATGATCCAGCTATCAGCCCCTTTGCTATTGAAGACTGCATTGACGGTATCGACAACAACTGCGACAGCCTGACTGACGAACAAGATCCTGTTTGTACCTCCCCATGTACAGATGCCGACACTGACGGTTTTTATCTTGAAGGAATTGTCTGTGGATCTGAAGCCGACTGCAACGACAATGACTACAACATTAATCCGTTGGCTAGCGAAATCTGTGACGACAGTGAAGATAACAATTGTGACGGTTTTGTAGACTGTCAGGATTCTTCTTGCGTTAACGATTCAGCGTGTATTATTTGTACTGATAATGATGATGACAGCTATGCTATAGAAGGTAATAACTGTGGTCCTGAAGATTGTAACGACAACGATCTTTCAGTAAGTCCAGGAGCTGTGGAGAACTGTTCTGATTTGATCGACAACGATTGTGACAACTTGGTCGATTGTGCAGATGCAGATTGTAATGGAGATGACGCCTGTGCTCCTACCTGTATACCAGAGGCATCTCAGGAAAAAGGCAAGAAGTGTAAAGATGGCATCGACAACGACTGCGACGCTGTCATCGATTCTGACGACCCTGACTGTGGAGGCGATGACACCAGCACTGGGGGCACGGAAGGTAGAGGCGACACCTGCAGTGATGGGGTCGACAATGACGGTGATTCGTTGACAGATTGTGGTGACCCTGATTGCAGTAGGAACAAAGCATGTAAGTAA